A DNA window from Candidatus Zixiibacteriota bacterium contains the following coding sequences:
- a CDS encoding NAD(P)H-hydrate dehydratase encodes MKLVTAAQMRRIDRLTSEQTELSSARLMENAGSGIAELIISALLPASEGSVIHIYCGRGNNGGDGFVLARHLAEEGASVTVFYIGPTEKISQETRLNLDHAIADGIHTVEISSVDDLPHPDECDLVVDAILGSGSEGAPEGLAAEMIEHINLHDCIVVSVDIPSGVNPDSGEAVGAVVEADYTYALGLPKYGLFLTPGRELAGEIEVIPIGIPDEIVESVAKDCLLLTDDAVADLLPERKFDGHKGEFGKLCVIAGSTGLTGAAALAGLSALRSGCGTVVVGTPASVQPILAIKLTEVMTHPLPDVGKKGALALRALGEIRALIKKHDAVVIGPGLGRHHETFELVRRLVAKMDKPCLIDADGLNALAGQLAMLRDCSIPPILTPHGGEFERLTGLKTPDDIHQRIALVRKVATENKIVLVLKGSPTLVATPAGEVYLNPTGNNGMATGGTGDVLSGIIGSFLAQGMTPDAAAVCGVYVHGLAGDFVAETFTQRAMIAGDIMESLPYAFEYLE; translated from the coding sequence ATGAAACTGGTCACAGCCGCCCAAATGCGGCGGATAGACCGTCTCACCTCCGAGCAGACCGAACTCTCCAGCGCGCGTCTGATGGAGAACGCCGGATCGGGTATTGCTGAATTAATCATCTCGGCCCTGCTTCCCGCCTCCGAAGGAAGCGTGATTCACATTTATTGCGGGCGCGGTAATAATGGCGGCGATGGCTTTGTTCTTGCCCGTCATTTGGCTGAGGAAGGTGCGAGTGTGACAGTCTTTTATATCGGACCCACCGAGAAAATATCTCAGGAGACGCGCCTGAATCTCGACCATGCAATTGCTGACGGTATTCACACGGTTGAGATTTCATCCGTTGACGATCTGCCGCACCCGGATGAATGTGACCTTGTTGTCGATGCAATTTTGGGAAGCGGCTCCGAAGGGGCGCCTGAAGGACTTGCCGCCGAAATGATCGAGCATATAAACCTGCATGATTGCATTGTCGTCTCTGTCGATATCCCCTCCGGTGTAAATCCCGACAGTGGCGAAGCAGTTGGGGCGGTGGTAGAAGCCGATTATACGTATGCGCTCGGTCTGCCAAAGTATGGACTTTTCCTCACACCGGGGCGGGAGCTGGCCGGAGAAATCGAAGTCATTCCTATCGGGATTCCTGATGAGATTGTCGAGAGTGTCGCAAAAGATTGTCTGCTTCTCACCGATGATGCGGTCGCAGATCTACTTCCGGAGCGGAAATTCGATGGCCACAAAGGGGAATTTGGAAAACTTTGTGTGATTGCCGGATCGACCGGACTCACCGGCGCGGCGGCGCTCGCCGGTTTAAGCGCGTTGAGATCGGGCTGCGGCACAGTTGTCGTGGGCACACCGGCATCTGTTCAGCCGATACTGGCGATAAAACTGACCGAAGTGATGACCCATCCCTTGCCCGATGTCGGCAAAAAAGGAGCCTTGGCGCTTCGCGCCCTTGGAGAGATTCGCGCCCTGATAAAAAAGCATGACGCGGTTGTAATCGGCCCCGGGCTTGGAAGGCACCATGAGACGTTTGAACTGGTACGGCGGCTTGTGGCAAAAATGGACAAACCATGTCTTATCGACGCCGATGGACTCAACGCTCTTGCTGGTCAACTGGCAATGTTGAGAGATTGTTCTATCCCGCCGATCCTGACTCCGCACGGTGGAGAATTTGAGCGGCTGACGGGATTAAAAACGCCGGATGACATTCACCAGCGAATAGCGCTTGTTCGAAAAGTTGCCACAGAGAATAAGATTGTATTGGTGTTAAAGGGAAGTCCGACTTTGGTCGCAACTCCGGCAGGCGAGGTTTATCTCAATCCGACTGGAAATAACGGCATGGCAACCGGGGGGACGGGCGATGTCCTCTCAGGAATAATCGGCTCGTTTCTTGCGCAAGGGATGACGCCGGATGCCGCAGCAGTCTGCGGAGTCTATGTTCATGGATTGGCTGGTGATTTTGTAGCGGAAACTTTTACTCAGCGCGCCATGATTGCCGGCGATATAATGGAGAGTCTCCCGTATGCCTTTGAGTATCTTGAGTAG
- a CDS encoding phosphate ABC transporter substrate-binding protein: protein MKMNSLTTVCIAAAFFLITAVAQKEISARESITIKGSDTMILLGQRWAEAYMKINPQTTIQVTGGGSGVGIAALINGTTSICESSRPIKSSEIDKLKERFNTVGVEIPVAKDGLSVYVHADNSIQELSIPQLKAIYTGEFTNWNQVGGPDANIILYGRENSSGTYTFFKDNVLKGEDFAPQTQTLPGTAAVVNAVSKDKLGIGYGGAAFSKGVRQIKVKKDDVSEAFEPSAENVKSGAYPLSRNLFWYLRNKPTGDMKKLVDFVLSEKGQRLVIEVGYFPVK from the coding sequence ATGAAAATGAATAGCTTGACAACAGTATGTATCGCCGCGGCTTTCTTCTTGATAACCGCAGTGGCGCAAAAAGAAATCTCGGCCCGCGAATCAATCACGATCAAAGGCTCCGATACGATGATTCTTCTTGGGCAGCGTTGGGCCGAAGCGTATATGAAAATAAATCCGCAGACGACAATTCAGGTTACAGGCGGAGGGTCGGGTGTCGGTATCGCGGCGCTCATCAATGGCACAACAAGCATCTGCGAGTCATCGCGCCCGATTAAGTCATCGGAGATCGACAAACTTAAAGAACGCTTTAATACTGTCGGGGTCGAGATACCGGTAGCAAAAGACGGGTTGTCTGTCTACGTCCATGCCGACAACAGCATTCAGGAGTTGAGTATCCCACAGCTTAAGGCAATATATACCGGCGAATTTACAAATTGGAACCAAGTCGGCGGGCCGGATGCAAATATCATTCTCTATGGCCGTGAGAACAGTTCCGGCACATATACTTTTTTCAAAGACAATGTGCTAAAGGGGGAGGACTTTGCGCCGCAGACCCAGACACTGCCCGGGACCGCAGCGGTTGTGAATGCCGTGTCAAAAGATAAACTCGGGATTGGTTATGGCGGCGCAGCATTCAGCAAAGGAGTCAGACAAATTAAGGTTAAAAAAGATGATGTGTCGGAAGCGTTTGAGCCGTCGGCTGAAAATGTCAAATCCGGCGCATATCCGCTCTCTCGCAATCTTTTTTGGTATCTTAGGAACAAACCGACCGGGGATATGAAGAAGCTTGTGGATTTTGTATTGTCAGAAAAGGGGCAGAGGCTTGTTATCGAGGTCGGCTATTTTCCGGTGAAATAG
- a CDS encoding porin gives MVIQTKWVLVAALLLSSGVFAQSSEDSANIGDDRLHGQVESINENLAVVNSDLSILKWLKVSGYLQARYELNDTSQNGVLNGDYSKNRNANNFYIRRGRLKFTFQPLTSSRYVFYIDASKQSISLKEAYVELNKRFGEHGFALTAGQFNIPFGYEIEYSSSKRDFPERSLAENKLFKGERDRGLNFTYVMPRYLQFNIALLQGWGIEGSEGKSPTWYDPTIAKDFVARAKAKLGMVDLGISGYWGKNYLAGSPSVAARAGVTTWFDANGNSIIDAGETTTTAPVAAKSAVAGFEKDKTRYGADAQVYLDILPFGGTAFRGELFIAEDYNNSAADSLASKIGWYLWLSQSLSTKFGAAVRYDYWDPNTDATAANDAIGTLSLAGHYYFDSYVRITAAYDIPSLLEGRSTFRKHPADITDNRFTLQFQFAI, from the coding sequence ATGGTCATTCAAACAAAATGGGTTTTAGTAGCCGCTCTGCTTCTTTCATCGGGCGTATTCGCGCAATCGAGCGAGGACTCTGCCAACATTGGAGACGATCGGCTCCACGGGCAGGTAGAAAGTATCAATGAGAATCTTGCCGTGGTCAACAGCGACCTCTCCATTTTGAAATGGCTCAAGGTCTCCGGCTACCTTCAGGCACGATACGAACTCAATGATACATCGCAGAACGGTGTTTTGAACGGAGACTATTCCAAAAATAGAAACGCTAATAACTTTTATATCCGACGCGGACGGCTCAAATTTACCTTTCAGCCGCTGACATCGAGCAGATATGTTTTCTATATCGATGCCTCCAAACAATCTATCTCGCTCAAAGAAGCATATGTGGAATTGAACAAGAGATTCGGTGAACATGGATTCGCGCTGACAGCGGGACAGTTCAATATCCCTTTCGGCTATGAAATAGAATACTCATCGTCGAAACGTGATTTCCCCGAGCGAAGTCTTGCTGAGAATAAATTGTTCAAAGGAGAGCGTGACCGCGGATTGAATTTCACCTATGTCATGCCGCGTTATCTACAGTTCAATATCGCTCTGTTACAGGGCTGGGGAATCGAGGGCTCCGAAGGAAAATCGCCGACATGGTATGACCCCACTATTGCAAAGGATTTTGTGGCGCGCGCCAAAGCAAAGCTGGGAATGGTTGACTTAGGAATCTCCGGCTACTGGGGTAAAAATTATTTAGCCGGAAGTCCCTCTGTTGCCGCCAGAGCGGGAGTTACGACATGGTTTGACGCCAACGGTAACAGTATTATCGATGCTGGTGAGACCACGACCACTGCTCCGGTTGCGGCCAAATCCGCAGTAGCAGGGTTTGAAAAGGACAAAACGCGGTATGGAGCCGACGCACAAGTCTATCTTGATATTCTTCCTTTTGGAGGCACAGCTTTTCGCGGCGAACTTTTTATCGCCGAGGATTATAACAATTCTGCCGCGGATTCGCTCGCATCAAAAATCGGCTGGTACCTCTGGCTCTCGCAGTCTCTCAGCACGAAATTCGGCGCGGCAGTTCGCTATGATTACTGGGACCCCAATACAGATGCAACCGCTGCCAATGATGCAATTGGCACTTTGTCGCTTGCGGGACATTATTATTTCGACAGTTATGTCCGTATCACCGCCGCTTATGATATTCCGAGCCTGCTTGAAGGACGGTCCACATTCAGAAAGCATCCGGCTGATATCACAGATAACCGATTCACACTTCAATTCCAATTCGCCATATAG
- a CDS encoding TraR/DksA C4-type zinc finger protein, which produces MKEVDAKKYEVLLLQKKKEMLDEMGIVNPGGNANQKEASGDISSYSYHMADQGTDTMDREMAFMFASKSGRLVYHIDQALLRIKDGSFGICTVCNKPISTARLEAVPHARLCIGCKSAEEEAKAGRK; this is translated from the coding sequence ATGAAAGAAGTCGATGCAAAAAAGTATGAGGTCCTGCTTCTGCAAAAGAAGAAAGAGATGCTCGATGAAATGGGCATTGTCAATCCTGGCGGAAATGCCAACCAGAAAGAAGCGTCAGGAGATATCTCGTCGTATTCCTATCACATGGCCGACCAGGGCACGGACACTATGGATCGCGAAATGGCATTCATGTTTGCCTCTAAATCAGGCCGGCTTGTCTATCATATAGACCAGGCCCTGCTTCGCATCAAAGATGGCTCGTTTGGAATCTGCACGGTCTGCAATAAACCGATAAGCACCGCGCGGCTCGAAGCTGTCCCCCATGCGAGGCTTTGCATAGGCTGTAAATCCGCTGAAGAGGAAGCAAAAGCTGGCCGCAAATAA
- a CDS encoding signal peptidase II, which translates to MPALIIAIVVLLDQITKIWAVDALTGQPSKSIIGDFLMFTLVYNEGGAMGTNFGPSGYYLITALIILPLLLYYIYANRTYKMIALPLSFIASGALGNVIDRIRIGKVVDFIDVDFFDLSLFGYRLERWWTFNIADAAITCAIVFILLTMFRKPPTESVGATAVETAPNFTNHSENS; encoded by the coding sequence ATGCCGGCCCTTATAATTGCTATTGTCGTTCTTCTCGACCAGATAACCAAAATCTGGGCGGTGGACGCGCTTACCGGGCAGCCGTCGAAATCGATCATCGGCGATTTTCTGATGTTCACGCTGGTCTACAATGAAGGGGGCGCGATGGGGACGAACTTCGGGCCATCGGGCTATTATCTCATCACCGCCCTTATCATACTCCCCTTACTGCTCTATTATATCTACGCAAACCGCACGTATAAAATGATTGCCCTGCCGCTTTCGTTTATTGCCTCAGGAGCGCTCGGAAATGTTATTGATAGAATAAGAATCGGTAAAGTTGTCGATTTTATCGATGTCGACTTTTTTGACCTGTCCCTTTTCGGTTACCGGCTGGAGAGATGGTGGACGTTTAACATCGCCGATGCCGCAATCACCTGCGCCATAGTTTTTATCCTGCTCACCATGTTTAGAAAGCCGCCAACGGAATCGGTTGGAGCAACTGCCGTTGAGACTGCGCCCAATTTCACCAATCATTCAGAGAATTCGTAG
- the ileS gene encoding isoleucine--tRNA ligase, which produces MKFDPLKDNFSLPKAEEKILEFWNKQDVFTAYNEAAKDRPQFVFYEGPPTANGRPGIHHVISRTVKDLVCRYKAMQGFRVDRKAGWDTHGLPVEIEVEKQLKLDNRAKVIEYGIDKFNQKCRESVFKYLEDWRKITRRTGYWLDLDDAYVTLTNDYIESVWWILKNFYDRDLIYKGFKIIPFCPRCGTGLSSHEVAQGYAMIKDPSVYVKVQAADGDFSYLVWTTTPWTLPSNAALCLKADADYVTVEHEGEKLVLAEALVPKLFTEPPKIVARAKGESFLKRKYIPLFDTYKDQSDKAFYVITGDFVTLNDGTGIVHIAPGFGADDYEIGKKYDLPVLQAVEPNGHFKDIAGPYKGMFIKDADPVIIKDLKIAGRLFKKEQYEHNYPFCWRCDSPLIYIARESWYIKTTAFREQLLKNNNAINWVPDEIRTGRMLNWLENNVDWALSRERFWGTPLPIWICTDKACAKQRAVGSLEQLRAEGINVPSDLDLHKPYIDAVELRCDCGGTMKRVPELIDVWFDSGAMPYAQWHYPFENKEVFESKFPADFISEAVDQTRGWFYSLLAISTMLFDKPAFKNVVVIEFILDKEGKKMSKHKGNVVDPFITVDTYGADPVRWYLVSVSNPSLPTRFDLNGLAEVVRKFFDTLRNTYSFFALYANIDDVVDKADKNSQTVEEYLAGKAGESEEFDNWIISKYQSLVRNVTADFDKYEITRPVRAIQYFVIEDMSNWYVRNNRRRFWAAGDDPSKMRAYHTLYSILEGVCRLIAPVAPFISELLWQELVRKTRTLKSPLSVHMTRFTKHNVLRAELGEFKLTFGEATLTYTQKPTETESSSINEELESAMDLVQKIVSLGRAARSRKNLKVRQPLSRLLIGGQRKNVFETLAPFLHIIKDELNIKEIAEADLDNYVTYSAKLNFKTAGPKLGAQVKAVAAHIVQLDNSAVAKFAQSGSLNVDLKSGLLTLTGEDVEIIRTEKEGLAVEVDGPLAVAIDTVLTEDLLDEGFAREMVSKIQNLRKTSGFDVTDQITIKVAVSPRLKTAVTKHEDFIRRETLADKMEFTDNGSFASPTSGESTEWNINGEKAAIAVARV; this is translated from the coding sequence ATGAAATTTGACCCGCTAAAAGACAATTTTTCACTGCCCAAAGCCGAAGAGAAAATCCTCGAGTTCTGGAACAAACAGGACGTGTTCACGGCCTATAACGAGGCCGCTAAAGATCGTCCGCAGTTTGTCTTCTACGAGGGCCCGCCGACTGCCAATGGCCGGCCGGGCATTCATCATGTTATCTCACGCACCGTCAAAGATTTAGTTTGCCGCTACAAGGCTATGCAAGGCTTCCGGGTAGACCGCAAAGCGGGCTGGGATACGCATGGTCTTCCGGTCGAAATAGAGGTCGAAAAACAGCTTAAGCTCGATAACAGAGCCAAAGTCATCGAATACGGAATCGACAAATTCAACCAGAAATGCCGCGAGTCGGTCTTCAAATATCTCGAAGACTGGCGCAAAATCACCCGCCGCACCGGCTATTGGCTTGACCTCGACGATGCTTATGTCACGCTGACAAATGACTATATCGAATCGGTCTGGTGGATACTAAAGAATTTTTATGACCGCGATTTGATTTATAAAGGCTTCAAAATAATCCCCTTCTGTCCCCGCTGCGGAACGGGCCTCTCGAGTCATGAAGTCGCCCAGGGATATGCCATGATCAAAGACCCATCGGTCTATGTCAAAGTTCAGGCGGCCGACGGGGATTTTTCATATCTGGTCTGGACGACGACGCCCTGGACGCTGCCATCGAATGCCGCGCTCTGTTTGAAAGCCGATGCCGATTATGTGACTGTCGAGCATGAAGGTGAAAAGTTGGTTTTGGCTGAGGCACTCGTGCCTAAACTGTTCACAGAACCTCCAAAAATAGTTGCTCGCGCCAAAGGCGAGAGTTTCTTGAAGCGTAAATATATCCCGCTCTTTGATACATACAAAGACCAAAGCGATAAAGCGTTCTATGTTATCACTGGCGATTTTGTCACCCTCAATGACGGCACCGGAATTGTCCATATCGCGCCCGGCTTTGGCGCCGATGATTATGAGATCGGGAAAAAGTACGACTTGCCCGTTTTGCAGGCAGTCGAGCCGAATGGGCATTTCAAAGATATCGCCGGGCCATACAAAGGGATGTTCATCAAAGACGCCGATCCGGTCATCATCAAGGATTTGAAAATCGCCGGACGGTTATTCAAAAAGGAACAGTACGAGCATAACTATCCCTTCTGCTGGCGGTGCGATTCGCCGCTTATTTATATCGCGCGTGAGTCGTGGTATATCAAAACGACCGCTTTCCGCGAGCAGCTGCTCAAAAATAATAATGCCATCAATTGGGTGCCCGATGAAATCCGCACCGGCAGAATGCTCAACTGGCTTGAGAACAATGTCGATTGGGCGCTCTCGCGCGAGCGATTCTGGGGAACACCGCTTCCGATTTGGATTTGCACAGATAAAGCCTGCGCGAAACAGCGGGCGGTCGGTTCGCTTGAACAGCTTCGCGCCGAAGGCATAAATGTCCCGTCTGATCTAGATTTACATAAACCGTATATCGACGCAGTGGAGCTTCGCTGTGACTGCGGTGGGACTATGAAACGAGTGCCCGAGCTTATCGATGTCTGGTTTGATTCGGGCGCAATGCCCTATGCGCAGTGGCATTATCCGTTTGAAAACAAAGAGGTGTTTGAATCAAAATTTCCGGCTGACTTTATTTCTGAAGCGGTCGATCAGACTCGCGGCTGGTTCTATTCCCTTCTGGCTATTTCGACGATGCTCTTTGACAAACCGGCATTCAAAAATGTTGTTGTGATTGAGTTCATCCTCGACAAAGAGGGGAAGAAAATGTCCAAGCACAAAGGGAATGTGGTCGATCCGTTTATTACAGTCGACACCTACGGCGCCGATCCGGTGAGATGGTATCTGGTGTCGGTTTCCAATCCCTCGTTGCCGACGCGATTTGATCTGAATGGATTGGCCGAAGTCGTGCGGAAATTTTTCGACACACTCCGCAACACCTATAGTTTCTTTGCGCTCTATGCCAACATTGACGACGTGGTTGACAAAGCCGACAAGAATAGCCAAACAGTCGAAGAATATCTCGCGGGAAAGGCCGGAGAATCAGAGGAGTTCGATAATTGGATTATCTCAAAATATCAATCGCTTGTGAGAAATGTCACTGCGGATTTCGATAAATATGAAATCACTCGACCTGTTAGAGCGATTCAATATTTTGTCATTGAAGATATGTCGAATTGGTATGTCCGCAATAACCGCCGTCGTTTCTGGGCGGCTGGTGATGATCCGTCCAAGATGCGCGCCTATCATACGCTCTATTCTATTCTTGAAGGTGTTTGCAGACTCATCGCGCCGGTTGCGCCGTTTATAAGCGAACTGCTCTGGCAGGAGCTTGTCCGCAAAACAAGAACACTGAAGTCGCCATTGTCGGTTCATATGACGCGATTCACGAAACATAACGTACTTAGGGCTGAACTAGGTGAATTCAAATTAACTTTCGGTGAGGCAACTCTCACTTACACTCAGAAACCAACTGAGACGGAATCTTCTTCTATCAATGAAGAACTGGAATCAGCGATGGATTTAGTTCAAAAGATTGTCTCACTCGGACGCGCCGCGCGCTCTCGAAAAAATCTGAAAGTTCGCCAGCCGCTTTCGCGGCTTCTTATCGGAGGCCAGCGAAAGAACGTTTTTGAGACACTTGCGCCGTTTCTTCATATAATCAAAGACGAACTCAATATTAAAGAGATTGCAGAAGCTGACCTTGATAACTATGTCACCTACTCTGCCAAGCTGAATTTCAAAACAGCCGGACCAAAATTGGGGGCGCAGGTAAAAGCGGTTGCGGCGCATATTGTTCAGTTGGATAATTCCGCAGTCGCGAAATTTGCCCAGAGTGGCTCTTTGAATGTTGACCTTAAATCCGGTTTGCTTACCTTGACGGGAGAAGATGTGGAAATCATTAGAACCGAAAAGGAAGGTTTGGCCGTTGAAGTCGATGGCCCGCTTGCGGTGGCCATCGATACTGTTCTGACAGAAGATTTACTTGATGAGGGATTCGCGAGAGAAATGGTTAGTAAGATTCAAAATCTGCGGAAAACATCCGGTTTTGACGTCACTGACCAGATAACAATCAAAGTTGCGGTGTCACCGAGGTTAAAAACGGCGGTGACAAAGCACGAAGATTTTATCCGTCGTGAAACTTTAGCTGATAAAATGGAGTTTACAGACAACGGCTCTTTTGCCTCCCCGACAAGCGGCGAGAGCACCGAGTGGAACATCAACGGCGAAAAAGCGGCCATCGCGGTGGCCCGAGTATAA